The proteins below come from a single Zea mays cultivar B73 chromosome 8, Zm-B73-REFERENCE-NAM-5.0, whole genome shotgun sequence genomic window:
- the LOC100275831 gene encoding uncharacterized protein LOC100275831, with the protein MESSSSNGSNVPLPASQHPLHVTDADEEDKSVKQLNECATIYLSLQDCLIESNRNWKVCQAYVQALKACQAKRNKSDQT; encoded by the exons ATGGAATCCTCCTCAAGCAATGGTAGCAATGTGCCACTGCCTGCATCTCAACACCCTCTACATGTGACAGATGCAGATGAGGAGGACAAGAGTGTAAAGCAGCTTAACGAGTGTGCCACAATATATCTATCTCTCCAG GACTGCCTCATTGAGTCAAACCGCAACTGGAAGGTCTGCCAAGCAT ACGTCCAAGCACTGAAAGCCTGCCAGGCTAAAAGAAACAAAAGTGATCAAACCTAA